The following coding sequences are from one Malaciobacter pacificus window:
- a CDS encoding DUF2126 domain-containing protein has product MALKVAISHKTEYKYDRNISLSPHIIRLRPAPHSRTPIEAYSLKIKPENHFLNWQQDPFGNYQARIVFPEKTKEFSIDVEIIADLITLNPFDFFVEDSAKDFPFEYKKELKKELKPYLKVDEKTKILKDFVNKIDRKEKPIIDFLVEVNQLIYNHLNYTVRLEPGVQSCKTTLTKKLGSCRDFAWLFVQVLRHLGLAARFVSGYLVQLTADVKSLDGPSGPEEDFTDLHAWTEVYIPGAGWIGLDSTSGLFAGEGHIPLACTPHYDSAHAIEGFSDKCETEFFFDNSVTRIFESPRVTKPYRQEQWDAIYELGFKVDKDLEENDVRLTMGGEPTFVSIDDMESAQWNSEADGPHKRELANNLSRKLLDSTTNGGLLHHAQGKWYPGEPLPRWQTTVYWRKDGKPVWENPDLLANMNKTYPYTTEDAKKFLSTLSLVLGVSDENIIPAYEDPIYYIMKEAELPIDIDPLKFDLKDPLERRTIAQKLSQGLNEEVGYVLPLSFGTTKWITSQWEFRRGHLFLGAGNSPLGLRLPLESLMVKPQVELEQEFENDLFASYPSLGEYISKVQKRAKKMSKKTTIKNKYSAFVRTALSVEIRDGKLCIFLPPIEKTEPFLDLIASIEETAKRLDIAVIIEGYEPPHDLRTDRIKVTPDPGVIEINIQPAHSWKELSDNLLNLYEDARQCRLGTEKFMIDGRHTGTGGGNHVTIGAAKPEDSPLLRNPQLLRSLITFWQHHPGLSYLFSGAFIGPTSQAPRVDEGRMENLYELEIAFSQIPETGDVPFWLTDRLFRHMLTDITGNTHRSEFCIDKLYSPDSSTGRLGILELRAFDMPPHSQMALLQMLLVRALVSCFWKRPYKHDLVRWGTRLHDKFLLEHYVKEDLRSVVQYLNDEGYEFKLDWFDPFFEFRFPLHGMTMVEGMPVEIRSAIEPWHVLGEESSSQGTARYVDSSVERLQIKIENFNAQRYVVSCNGVQVPLSATDVEGEYVAGVRYKAWQPWSALHPTIKVDTPLTFDIIDKWNTRSIGGFNYFVSHPGGRSYDTFPVNSYEAESRRINRYWDFNHSQGTVESHQPELGGESNSIFAFEANRTLSIKKGSKKLYFKEMPKNKEYPHTLDLRQRWTKK; this is encoded by the coding sequence ATGGCCTTAAAAGTAGCGATCTCTCACAAAACAGAATACAAATATGATAGAAATATTTCACTTTCACCTCATATTATAAGACTAAGACCTGCCCCACACAGTAGAACTCCAATCGAAGCATATTCACTAAAAATTAAACCAGAAAATCATTTTTTAAACTGGCAACAAGACCCATTTGGAAACTACCAAGCAAGAATTGTTTTTCCTGAAAAAACTAAAGAATTTTCAATTGATGTTGAAATAATCGCAGATTTAATTACATTAAATCCTTTTGATTTCTTTGTTGAAGATAGTGCAAAAGATTTTCCATTTGAGTATAAAAAAGAGTTAAAAAAAGAGTTAAAACCCTATTTAAAAGTTGATGAAAAAACAAAAATATTAAAAGATTTTGTAAATAAAATTGATAGAAAAGAGAAACCTATTATTGATTTTCTAGTTGAAGTAAATCAACTAATTTATAATCATTTAAACTACACAGTAAGATTAGAACCAGGTGTACAATCATGTAAAACAACACTAACAAAGAAACTTGGTTCTTGTAGAGATTTTGCATGGCTATTTGTTCAAGTTTTAAGACACCTAGGACTTGCTGCTAGATTTGTATCAGGATATTTAGTTCAATTAACAGCTGATGTTAAATCACTAGATGGACCAAGTGGACCAGAAGAAGATTTTACAGATTTACATGCTTGGACAGAAGTTTATATTCCAGGTGCAGGATGGATTGGACTTGATAGTACAAGTGGACTATTTGCAGGGGAAGGTCACATACCACTAGCTTGTACTCCACACTATGATAGTGCCCACGCTATTGAAGGATTTAGTGATAAGTGTGAAACAGAGTTCTTCTTTGATAATAGTGTTACTAGAATCTTTGAGTCTCCTAGAGTTACGAAACCTTATAGACAAGAGCAATGGGATGCTATTTATGAACTTGGATTTAAGGTTGATAAAGATTTAGAAGAGAATGATGTAAGGCTTACAATGGGAGGTGAGCCTACTTTTGTATCAATTGATGATATGGAATCAGCACAATGGAATAGTGAAGCAGATGGACCTCATAAAAGAGAATTAGCAAATAATTTATCTAGAAAACTTCTTGATTCAACTACAAATGGGGGTTTACTACACCATGCACAAGGTAAATGGTACCCAGGTGAGCCACTTCCTAGATGGCAAACTACTGTTTATTGGAGAAAAGATGGAAAACCTGTATGGGAAAATCCAGATTTACTAGCTAATATGAATAAAACTTATCCATATACAACTGAAGATGCTAAGAAATTTTTATCTACTTTATCATTAGTTTTAGGGGTAAGTGATGAAAATATAATTCCAGCATATGAAGATCCAATTTATTATATTATGAAAGAAGCAGAGCTTCCAATTGATATTGACCCACTTAAGTTTGATTTAAAAGATCCATTAGAGAGAAGGACTATTGCACAAAAACTATCTCAAGGATTAAATGAAGAAGTTGGATATGTTTTACCTCTAAGTTTTGGTACAACTAAATGGATTACTTCTCAATGGGAATTTAGACGTGGTCATCTTTTCTTAGGTGCTGGTAACTCTCCACTAGGGCTGCGACTTCCACTAGAATCATTAATGGTTAAACCTCAAGTAGAATTAGAGCAAGAGTTTGAAAATGATTTATTTGCTTCTTATCCATCTCTTGGTGAATACATCTCAAAAGTTCAAAAAAGAGCTAAAAAGATGAGCAAAAAAACTACAATCAAAAATAAATACTCTGCATTTGTTAGAACTGCTCTTTCAGTGGAGATTAGAGATGGGAAACTTTGTATTTTTTTACCACCAATTGAAAAAACTGAACCATTCTTAGATTTAATTGCTTCTATTGAAGAGACTGCAAAAAGATTAGATATAGCTGTAATTATTGAAGGTTATGAACCTCCACATGATTTAAGAACAGATAGAATCAAAGTTACTCCAGACCCAGGTGTAATTGAAATCAACATCCAACCAGCTCACTCATGGAAAGAGTTAAGTGATAACTTACTAAATCTTTATGAAGATGCTAGACAATGTAGATTAGGTACTGAAAAATTTATGATTGATGGAAGACATACAGGAACTGGTGGAGGTAACCACGTAACTATTGGTGCAGCTAAACCTGAAGATTCACCACTACTTAGAAATCCTCAGTTACTTAGAAGTCTAATCACATTCTGGCAACATCACCCAGGATTATCTTATTTATTCTCAGGAGCATTTATAGGGCCTACTTCACAAGCACCTAGAGTTGATGAAGGAAGAATGGAAAATCTATATGAATTAGAGATTGCTTTCTCTCAAATTCCTGAAACTGGAGATGTACCATTTTGGCTAACAGATAGACTATTTAGACATATGTTAACAGATATTACTGGAAATACACATAGAAGTGAATTTTGTATAGATAAACTTTATTCACCAGATAGTAGCACAGGAAGGCTTGGTATTTTAGAGTTACGTGCTTTTGATATGCCACCTCACTCACAAATGGCACTTTTACAGATGTTATTAGTTAGAGCCTTAGTTTCATGTTTTTGGAAAAGACCTTATAAACATGATTTAGTTAGATGGGGAACAAGACTACACGATAAATTCCTACTTGAGCATTATGTAAAAGAGGATTTAAGAAGTGTTGTTCAATATTTAAATGATGAAGGTTATGAATTCAAACTTGATTGGTTTGACCCATTTTTTGAGTTTAGATTCCCATTACATGGTATGACTATGGTTGAAGGAATGCCTGTTGAGATAAGATCTGCAATTGAGCCATGGCATGTACTTGGTGAAGAATCAAGTTCTCAAGGAACTGCAAGATATGTTGATTCATCAGTAGAGAGATTACAAATTAAAATTGAAAATTTTAATGCTCAAAGGTATGTAGTTTCTTGTAATGGTGTGCAAGTTCCATTAAGTGCAACTGATGTTGAAGGAGAATACGTAGCAGGAGTTAGATATAAAGCTTGGCAGCCATGGTCAGCACTTCATCCAACAATTAAAGTTGATACACCTTTAACTTTTGATATAATAGATAAATGGAATACAAGATCAATTGGTGGATTTAATTACTTTGTTTCACATCCAGGTGGAAGAAGTTATGATACATTCCCTGTAAACTCTTATGAGGCAGAATCTAGAAGAATTAATAGATATTGGGACTTCAATCACTCTCAAGGTACTGTAGAATCTCATCAACCAGAACTTGGAGGAGAGAGTAACTCTATTTTTGCTTTTGAAGCAAATAGAACATTATCTATTAAAAAAGGAAGTAAAAAACTTTACTTTAAAGAGATGCCAAAAAATAAAGAGTATCCGCATACATTAGATTTAAGACAAAGGTGGACAAAAAAGTAG
- a CDS encoding circularly permuted type 2 ATP-grasp protein yields the protein MSIFDKYKKESSFDEMFDKEQNIKEHWVDIAKKLENAGLEKLEQKQTEIDWRLEDNGVTYNIYNDPEGNNRRWNLDPIPFVLKKEEWDEITKGLKQRAKLLNLIFKDLYTEQKLIKDGIVPAEIIFAHSNYLTSVFNFKNEDYYNMKYYATDISRGPDGKFWVTGDRTQSPSGLGYAIENRLTMNSIITDLYPKVKIHKIANFVEGFKNSLKSFASQKTENPLITLLTPGPYNETYFEHSYLSSFLNLTLVQGQDLLVKNNQLWLKTLSGLKKVDAMLRRVDSPYCDPLELRSDSYLGVAGLVNVLRNDQLSMVNPIGVGILENLGLNPFMNNLCKYFLDEELILPQIATWWCGQKKELDFVLKHLENLIIKRVDKSIKSKTYIGNKLSKTQLEDLKKEILKNPNQYVGQEIIDFSTVPSYEKGKIEPRNAVIRTFAYQHEDGYEILPSGLVRVSSKKDELVVSNQSGGTSKDLWILGEDKEQEVKTIFKEKDFIDSRLKNITTKRAENLFWLGRYLERAITTARMLRFNLKSLLNANRYEESNYAENTNNVLNKCLTHLTMTYPGFLEENEEIHAFKEIVSVIKDENRAGSLSFTLMMLSNVNANIKNLLTMEAWRIFERMTKEWNKHKKNEFTSSREEINQLDKLLIYLMAYKELIDESIFKEQGLIIFDIGVKIETSQLLISKLRSLLTSKYDTLMQYDILDSMLNSYESYNSYRAHYQSTVNLENVIEFLLFNNKYPKSLIYIINNLQESLDELPNNHKNSQLSNYEEPIFKIYTKLKLTNIPKLISIGKEDAIYKNLDKFLSQIDDLLSSTSEELTKTYFSHYNE from the coding sequence ATGTCAATTTTTGATAAATACAAAAAAGAGAGTTCTTTCGATGAGATGTTTGACAAAGAACAAAACATAAAAGAGCATTGGGTTGATATTGCTAAAAAGCTTGAAAATGCTGGTTTAGAAAAACTAGAGCAAAAGCAAACTGAAATTGATTGGAGATTAGAAGACAACGGGGTTACATATAATATTTATAATGACCCTGAAGGAAATAATAGAAGATGGAATTTAGACCCGATTCCTTTCGTTTTAAAAAAAGAGGAATGGGATGAAATTACAAAGGGTTTAAAGCAACGTGCAAAACTACTAAATCTAATTTTCAAAGATTTATATACAGAGCAAAAATTAATCAAAGATGGAATTGTTCCAGCTGAAATTATATTTGCCCATAGTAATTACTTAACTTCTGTATTTAATTTCAAAAATGAAGACTACTACAATATGAAATATTATGCTACTGATATTAGTAGAGGTCCTGATGGAAAGTTTTGGGTAACAGGAGATAGAACTCAATCTCCTTCTGGACTTGGATATGCTATTGAAAATAGACTTACTATGAATTCAATCATAACTGATTTATATCCAAAAGTAAAAATTCATAAAATCGCAAACTTTGTGGAAGGTTTTAAAAATAGTTTAAAATCTTTTGCTTCACAAAAAACAGAAAATCCACTTATTACTTTATTAACTCCTGGTCCTTATAATGAGACTTATTTTGAGCACTCATATTTAAGTTCATTTTTAAATCTTACGTTAGTTCAAGGTCAAGATTTACTTGTGAAAAACAACCAATTATGGCTTAAAACTTTAAGTGGATTAAAAAAAGTTGATGCTATGCTAAGAAGAGTTGATTCTCCTTATTGTGATCCATTAGAACTAAGAAGTGATTCATACTTAGGGGTAGCAGGTTTAGTAAATGTATTAAGAAATGACCAACTTTCTATGGTAAATCCAATTGGTGTTGGAATACTTGAAAACTTAGGTTTAAACCCATTTATGAATAACCTTTGTAAATATTTTTTAGATGAAGAATTAATCTTACCTCAAATCGCTACATGGTGGTGTGGGCAGAAAAAAGAGCTTGATTTTGTACTTAAACATCTAGAAAATCTAATCATTAAAAGAGTAGACAAATCAATAAAAAGTAAGACTTATATTGGAAATAAACTTTCAAAAACTCAATTAGAGGATTTAAAAAAAGAGATTCTAAAAAATCCTAATCAATATGTAGGTCAAGAAATTATTGATTTCTCAACAGTTCCATCATATGAAAAGGGAAAAATTGAACCTAGAAATGCAGTTATTAGAACATTTGCTTATCAGCATGAAGATGGATATGAAATACTGCCAAGTGGTTTAGTTAGAGTCTCAAGTAAAAAAGATGAGCTTGTTGTTTCAAACCAAAGTGGTGGGACTAGCAAAGACCTATGGATTTTAGGTGAAGATAAAGAGCAAGAAGTAAAAACAATTTTCAAAGAAAAAGATTTTATTGATTCAAGACTTAAAAATATCACTACTAAAAGAGCAGAAAATCTATTTTGGTTAGGAAGATATTTAGAAAGAGCAATTACAACAGCAAGGATGCTTAGGTTTAATCTAAAGTCACTTTTAAATGCAAATAGATATGAAGAGTCTAATTATGCAGAAAACACAAATAATGTATTAAATAAATGTTTAACTCATCTAACTATGACTTATCCAGGGTTCTTAGAAGAAAATGAAGAGATTCATGCTTTTAAAGAGATTGTTTCAGTTATAAAAGATGAAAATAGAGCTGGAAGTTTATCATTTACACTTATGATGCTGTCAAATGTAAATGCAAATATCAAAAACCTTCTAACAATGGAAGCTTGGAGAATATTTGAAAGAATGACAAAAGAGTGGAATAAACACAAAAAAAATGAGTTTACTTCAAGTAGAGAAGAGATAAACCAGCTCGATAAACTACTAATATATCTAATGGCTTATAAAGAACTAATTGATGAAAGTATCTTTAAAGAACAAGGTTTAATTATCTTTGATATTGGTGTTAAAATAGAGACTTCACAGCTTTTAATTTCAAAATTAAGATCACTTTTAACATCTAAATATGACACTTTAATGCAATATGATATCTTAGATTCTATGCTTAATTCTTATGAGAGTTATAACTCATATAGAGCACATTACCAGTCAACTGTTAATTTAGAAAATGTAATAGAGTTCTTATTATTTAACAATAAATACCCAAAATCTTTGATTTATATCATCAATAATTTACAAGAGAGTTTAGATGAATTACCAAATAATCATAAAAATTCTCAATTATCAAATTATGAAGAACCTATTTTTAAGATTTATACAAAATTAAAACTAACAAATATTCCTAAACTAATTTCAATTGGTAAAGAAGATGCAATTTATAAAAATCTAGATAAGTTTCTATCTCAAATTGATGATTTGCTATCTTCAACATCTGAAGAGTTAACAAAAACATATTTTTCACACTATAACGAGTAA
- a CDS encoding circularly permuted type 2 ATP-grasp protein, with amino-acid sequence MLDDKNKLNELFWEIFSKQDRTKIDEFQRYMDKFAVNFNLYKDGNFIERSLPFDVIPRIIGSEEFDKMEKGLSQRIKALNLFLEDLYTDKKIVKDGIIPKEFIYEATGYLKELEGFSPNKKLRTHINGIDLVKDVVTNDWVILEDNLRVPSGASYPLSIRDTYRKLYPEFFEKLKIKPIKQYPSILSKAMDYVNTGGINVVLTPGRFNSAYYEHAYLAKKIGAQLVRNTELTVKNKVLYFKNYNGKLIKVGSIYRRLDDEFLDPKFFNKDSLIGVPGIMEAYFAGNVSIMNAPGNGIADDKGIYYFVPKMIKYYLGEDPILNNAPTYLPYFEEDRKYVFDNMEKLVIKDVAEAGGYGVMFGHNMSKIQIEDLKTLIAANPRRFIAQELIEFYDEECFIDNEVLPRKADFRAYVVMDEEPTVWQCGLTRYAMEAGNYLVNSSQGGGFKDTWVMED; translated from the coding sequence TTGTTAGATGATAAGAATAAGTTAAATGAGTTGTTTTGGGAAATCTTCTCAAAACAAGATAGAACAAAGATTGATGAATTCCAAAGATATATGGATAAATTTGCTGTAAATTTTAATCTATATAAGGATGGTAATTTTATAGAAAGGTCATTACCTTTTGATGTTATTCCAAGAATTATTGGCTCTGAAGAGTTTGATAAGATGGAAAAAGGTTTATCACAACGTATAAAAGCACTAAATCTTTTTTTAGAAGATTTATACACTGATAAAAAAATTGTTAAAGATGGAATTATTCCAAAAGAGTTCATTTATGAAGCAACTGGTTATCTAAAAGAACTAGAAGGCTTCTCTCCTAACAAAAAATTAAGAACCCATATTAATGGTATTGATTTAGTAAAAGATGTGGTTACCAATGATTGGGTTATTTTAGAAGATAATCTAAGAGTACCAAGTGGTGCTAGTTATCCACTATCAATTAGAGATACTTATAGAAAACTCTATCCTGAGTTTTTTGAAAAACTTAAAATTAAGCCTATTAAGCAATATCCTTCTATTTTAAGTAAGGCTATGGATTATGTAAACACTGGTGGAATAAACGTTGTTTTAACACCTGGTAGATTTAATTCTGCATACTATGAACATGCATATTTGGCTAAAAAAATTGGTGCTCAACTAGTAAGAAATACGGAACTTACTGTTAAGAATAAAGTTTTATATTTCAAAAACTATAATGGAAAACTAATTAAAGTTGGTTCTATTTATAGAAGATTAGATGATGAGTTTTTAGATCCTAAATTCTTTAATAAAGATAGTTTAATTGGAGTTCCTGGAATTATGGAAGCATATTTTGCTGGTAATGTATCGATTATGAATGCACCTGGAAATGGAATTGCTGATGATAAAGGTATTTACTACTTTGTTCCAAAAATGATTAAATACTATTTAGGTGAAGATCCAATTCTAAATAATGCTCCTACATATCTTCCTTACTTTGAAGAAGATAGAAAATATGTATTTGATAATATGGAAAAATTAGTAATAAAAGATGTTGCTGAAGCTGGTGGTTATGGTGTAATGTTTGGTCATAATATGTCAAAAATCCAAATTGAAGATTTAAAAACTTTAATTGCTGCAAATCCAAGAAGATTTATTGCACAAGAGTTGATTGAATTCTATGATGAAGAGTGTTTTATAGATAATGAAGTACTTCCAAGAAAAGCTGACTTTAGAGCTTATGTAGTAATGGATGAAGAACCAACTGTATGGCAGTGTGGTTTAACAAGATATGCAATGGAAGCGGGTAATTATTTAGTTAATTCATCACAAGGTGGTGGATTTAAAGATACTTGGGTTATGGAGGACTAA
- a CDS encoding transglutaminase family protein, with product MIYEIFHETTFEYDSLVTFSHNIARLKPKKCDTQEILDYNLEITPKPFEVNEFKDYFENKNSFMLIREAHKTLNVTAKSKVFRDVDKIKENEKKLRETKITVKEALDRLSKHNKEDALEKLFLIETNSIPNANSEIKEYILEIFKEDKTLFNATNEFMSRIFKEFKFVSGFSDITTPIETIFKEKKGVCQDFAQFAISALRGIGIPTRYVSGYIQTYPQEGQEKLFGADASHAWFSIYIPGFGWADFDPTNNKIPNEEYIILGYGRDYNDIAPLKGVVQSSGQKSKLNVRVNVERLKD from the coding sequence ATGATATATGAAATTTTCCACGAAACAACATTTGAATATGATTCACTAGTAACATTTAGTCATAATATTGCAAGACTAAAACCAAAAAAATGTGACACACAAGAGATTTTGGATTATAACTTAGAGATTACTCCAAAGCCTTTTGAAGTAAATGAGTTTAAAGACTATTTTGAAAATAAAAATAGCTTTATGCTAATAAGAGAAGCCCATAAAACTTTAAATGTAACAGCAAAATCAAAAGTATTTAGAGATGTAGATAAAATAAAAGAGAATGAGAAAAAACTAAGAGAGACTAAAATTACTGTTAAAGAGGCACTTGATAGACTTTCAAAACATAATAAAGAAGATGCTTTAGAGAAACTATTCTTAATAGAAACAAACTCTATCCCAAATGCAAATAGTGAAATAAAAGAGTATATTTTAGAAATATTTAAAGAGGATAAAACACTATTTAATGCAACAAATGAGTTTATGAGTAGAATCTTTAAAGAGTTTAAATTTGTATCAGGATTTAGTGATATTACAACTCCTATCGAAACTATTTTTAAAGAGAAAAAAGGTGTTTGTCAAGATTTTGCGCAGTTTGCAATATCTGCTTTAAGAGGTATTGGAATACCAACAAGATATGTAAGTGGTTATATCCAAACTTATCCTCAAGAAGGTCAAGAAAAACTATTCGGAGCTGATGCATCACATGCTTGGTTCTCTATTTATATTCCAGGTTTTGGATGGGCAGATTTTGACCCAACAAACAATAAAATTCCAAATGAAGAGTATATTATTTTAGGCTATGGTAGAGATTACAATGATATTGCACCACTAAAAGGTGTTGTTCAAAGTAGCGGTCAAAAAAGTAAACTAAATGTAAGGGTTAATGTAGAAAGATTAAAAGATTAA
- a CDS encoding Hsp20/alpha crystallin family protein, with product MLITKFDPFRQLKEIERNLYNYQNNNESVSGFVPVVNTREGENSYYIDVDLPGVNKEDIKVDYNKGVLTISGERKTKEEVKEEDYYKVETYFGKFSRSFNLPENADIENIEAKSDNGVLEVIVPKLKDEKNIKTITVK from the coding sequence ATGTTAATTACAAAATTTGATCCATTTAGACAATTAAAAGAAATAGAAAGAAATTTATACAATTATCAAAATAATAATGAATCCGTAAGTGGCTTTGTCCCGGTTGTTAATACAAGGGAAGGTGAAAATTCATATTACATTGATGTTGATTTACCTGGAGTAAATAAAGAAGATATAAAAGTCGATTATAACAAAGGTGTTTTAACAATCAGTGGTGAGAGAAAAACGAAAGAAGAAGTTAAAGAAGAGGATTATTACAAAGTAGAAACTTACTTTGGGAAGTTTTCAAGAAGTTTTAATTTACCTGAAAATGCTGATATAGAGAATATTGAAGCAAAGAGTGATAATGGAGTTTTAGAAGTAATAGTACCTAAATTAAAAGATGAAAAAAATATTAAAACTATTACAGTAAAATAA
- a CDS encoding alpha-E domain-containing protein — protein sequence MDQILTANVASNLYWFGRYLERIEATLIEVVYHFDRIIDIDKDSGKDFYKILGVDLEYTDAKDFLNKAIFGDHQSNLNQLMSYARENAIISRSNMDTEAFGSVIELADLLKHSSHTSFNVDCRYIDYVLSLISEIWGELTRKQKRNTSDYFIRLGKLVEKVDFHTRLEKDKEFSIVLMEEIDQIVSILAPDAQFKPHDENDSFEVILNSINSKINKIIVED from the coding sequence ATGGATCAAATATTAACAGCAAATGTAGCATCAAATCTTTATTGGTTTGGTAGATACTTAGAAAGAATTGAAGCAACACTAATTGAAGTTGTTTATCATTTTGATAGAATAATTGATATTGATAAAGATTCTGGAAAAGATTTTTATAAGATTTTAGGAGTCGATTTAGAATATACTGATGCAAAAGATTTTTTAAATAAAGCTATTTTTGGTGACCACCAATCTAATTTAAATCAATTAATGAGTTATGCTAGAGAAAATGCAATTATTTCAAGATCAAACATGGATACAGAAGCATTTGGTTCAGTTATTGAGCTAGCTGATTTACTTAAGCATTCAAGTCATACTAGTTTTAATGTTGATTGTAGATATATTGATTATGTACTATCATTAATTAGTGAAATTTGGGGTGAATTAACAAGAAAACAAAAAAGAAATACAAGTGATTACTTTATTAGGCTTGGTAAATTAGTTGAGAAAGTTGATTTTCATACTAGACTTGAAAAAGATAAAGAGTTTTCAATAGTTTTAATGGAAGAAATTGATCAAATAGTTAGTATCTTAGCTCCTGATGCACAGTTTAAACCCCATGATGAAAATGATTCATTTGAGGTTATATTAAACTCAATAAACTCAAAAATAAATAAAATTATTGTAGAAGATTAA